The region AGAGAAGCAAGTTAACATTTCCTTGCCTCTCAATTAACATTTTACCTGTTTTGCTATGGAATAGCAGAAAGTTAGGTGCTATAACCTATTGGGTAATCCCAGGAGAGACATTTAAGTTAGTTAAGATTAAACCTTATGTCATGTCACCTACCTACTACTTCCCAATAATTTTATCCACTCCACATCTTCTGCAGTCAACAGAAAGTTGCCCAAAGGTATTAACCATGCTTACAGCACAGCAGCAAACTGGGAcctgcctggctcctccctgAGGCTCTGTATTTTGGCAGCTACAGCCCAAGGTAGGAAAAAGACAAGCCTTGGCTTGGGGCGCCAAGTATAGGGAGCAAAGGGAAAGTGTAGGAATTAGAGCTATTAAGCTAAGCAGTGATCTCAGGAATTAGAGCTAAGCGAGAGGGGACAGAATTCAACTGCTTGTACCTAGAGAATCACAAAATCTTACATTGGAAAGAGAGGACACTTCTCATGATTTGATTTCCAGTCATGCCAAACCATAGCTTTCATTTATAaatggtggggggcagggggacaaCAAGTTCTgttaacaaaaataatgaaagggGAAAATAAGAGCCAGACGAAGGCATTAAGGTTACAAGCTAGTGATGTGGAGCTGCATCTTATTAACATGGTCACCACGGCACTCTATCTTCCGTCACAGTACAAAGTGATGTCAGGATGTCATGCAGTGAACAGGCTACGACCAAACCATGAGTTCATTCTCATTATACACCAGCACATATTAAAGCTCAATAGTCTGTCTAATGAAAAGAATGTACATTTTACAAGCTTCTAACTATAAATTAAGTTATTCCAGAGGAAAGCTTTGACGGTAGTTTTAAGAATTCAGAGTAAACTATTGCAAGAGGACTGCAAATTTAGGTATATGACACACTGCTGGTATCCTGAACTAAGATTTGTCACAAAGGCTAGTAAGTCTGAGGTGAGGTCAGAAAGTAGCACCTGTATCTGCAAGACACCAGCACCATTCACAGACCTCTCAAGGACCACTCAAAAATGACTGCATTTTGAAAACTACTGTTTAATAGTATATGGTGCTTCTGGTCATCACTATGTCCTTCCATTCCCACTACACACACAGCCACATACACACAGCACAACCTAACATTACACGGCCACAACGAGGTGTACTGGTGAACCAGGATGTTTTGGACCCATCAAAGTTTCAGGGTGACTCTTTCAACCCAGACCCAGTTAATGCCATGTGGCCTCTGGTGAACACTTTTCAAAAAGCTGTCCTATAGCTCAGACATTACAAAAtaccacagaaaaaaatgttaacagcCCCAGTACTCTACCTATACATTAAGCTAATAAAGGTGACATGGCCTctggaaaataaattattgacTGAATTTTCTTCActgtgatggaaaaaaaaaaaaaaagactatgatgtgtagcaaaaaaaaaaaaatcacatgtatgTAGGACTCTAAATATTCTTGCAGCACATAACATTCCAAGCCATTTCCTTATAtgcaaaacagatttttttaaaagcaggaagATATTGGCaatattactaaatattttctGCAGATACTGAGTGTTTTATTCCTGTGTTGTGATTCAGATTTTAATTTGTCACTATAGCATGTTTCTATGGTTGTTTGCATTATGCTAAGACATCTGTGTTTGGCCTTTTTCTTAttgtaggaaaaataaaacttgaactTTGTGTATTTTAAGTCTTAaaagcaaaatgttcttcaaataaCGAGGCTATCTTTGAAGAACAAGTATCTGGCAGCACCAAAGCAGTTTAACTTTGTTGTTAAAAGATGTCATCTACTCAGATTACAAATTAGGCACCAAGTATTCAaaacacaaggggaaaaaacccatAACTCCACTCCAGAAGAAGCCAGAAACAAGAGTCCCTAACAACCCAATGGCAGCCAAACAGCATCACTTCAGAGCACAGAAGTTTCAGCCTGGAGCCTAAGAACAgctgcagagagaaagaggaggtggATTCAATTGCTGGTGAGTGTCCAAAGCTCTCACCCCAAGTTCAGCTCAGCCAAACTAGCTCtgcttttatccattttataaatCAAGTCTGCAAACGATTTCATTTGAAGAAAGGATGCCACTGCAAAATACAGATAATCTCTTGCAACCATCTGATGACAATGAATAGGTTCTCATCATTTTGAAATGTCCAAGTAATGTTGTAAAGCTGttctgaatatttatatttatctttctgtaatAAAAGTCAAGGCTGCTATGTAATttacacttgattttttttttattctggtgTAGAACACTATCAGTGAACAACCTTCATTCTAGAGGGAAATTCAGAAGAGAGATGACAGTAACCTGTTATTCCCAGGGCCAACCCTGTCATGCCCTTTGGGCCATGTCACCCCTGGAGCTTTAAATATATCTACCAAAAGGCTTCTGTGAGTGCATTTCTCACCACCACAATCAGAAAACACTAGAGATCAACACCCCAACAAGATGACAcctgtagttttttttaaaaaccagaacaAGCTCCAGAGTGAGATTACAAATCAGTCACATGAATGGCAGCCGGTTGTCAGTTGGCCGACCCCTGCTGGGTCTTAAGGGAAATCTGTCATTGGGGCCACCTCGCCCTGGCAAGATGGGATTAGGTCCTGGAAGTGGGCCAATTGGATCAAAACGTGGTCTGAGTGGAGGGAACTGGCTGGGTGTCTCCCCAGGCCCAGGGATGAGTGAATTGATTGGGTCCCCAACATAGGGAAGTGTTAGTCTTTCATCATATTCACCACCAATAattcctggaggaaggagagaactAGGAGGAAAAGGCCTGGGGTGCAATGGGTTGGGATAGAATGGAATGGGGTGGGGTGACGATGGCAGGAACATCACATGccgccctctctgagcttcttttctttgtttgtgCCTCTTCCTGTACAGCTatagaaaaacaagaacaagatATGGTAAGTGAGTTGGCTGTTTCCCCCAAGTTCCAATTTGCTTTCATTGTATAGATCTATCTATACTTTTCCCACACTATGGAGGCAAAGAAACCAATGCACAGAAGAGAACTCTTACCAGTTTCTATCTTCATGAATAAGGTAGTAGCTGTGAATACAACGCCAAATGAACTATATTCTCTAACCACACTGCAACTGAGCAATTGTGACAACTTGGAGTAACAATACATCCAATAGAGGGATAACTGAGTGACATATACTCTCAAGACTGCATTCTAGAGCTCTCAAGCTGATGTGCAATTTTAAGTCAGCCTTTTTTGAaagtagaaaatttaaatatttgttgaaaatatcatgccacaaaatagaaaaagttaAGGTACTGGTGGGGGGGGTAGGAGGGGCGGTCAGCACTTAAGTTCACTTTCTCACCTAAATTATGTCCCTAATAGATCACAATTTAAATAACAACACAAAAAGATGACTGTTTTAGAGGATGGAACATATTCCTAAAGAACAGTACTATGTATTTTGTACATATCTGAGGACTCTCACTGAAATTTATCTCTAGTCCTTCATCCCAAGTTTCTCAGTCCTCTCAATGCATCTGCAAATAAAACGTTACTTATTCTTTTCATAGCATACTATTTTAACTAGCTAAACAGATGAAGACTACTCCAGCACAaaaacaactcttttttttttttacaatagaaGAAGGAAGAATATTTTACATTAAGCAAAGGTAAAAATCATCATtgtgttaagatttttttcctgtgtaattACAAGAAGATAAGGACTATTTATTTTACTATCAAGGTAAaagttgaaaacattttcatttactgaAAAATTAGCAATAAATTTGATTGTATTATATCataataaaagtggaaaatatgCCCTTCACGTATTAATTCACTAGTTATTTCTGTGCTATGAGCATTGgccttgatatttaaaaatacttacttcTTTCCAGTCTGTGTCTCGACCTCTGACGGTACCatctacaaagaaaaaataaaaaataaagatttaaaaatgctttactCATCCAGCATTAAGCCTGTCTTACTTCCATTTCCTATCCTGAAATAGTCTACTTGGTCTAATGCGCTATTTGTATTGGAGAGAACACAAAACTGAATGGGGAGAGTTTTCAGGACACAGGCAAAGGTATATAAAGCTTGGAATCCCTTTACAATAAGGCTATGTTATGATTAGTtcctactcttaaaaaaaaaagagcccacaACTTAAAACTTCTGGGAAGCTGGGTAATTAAGACCTCAGTAAGAAAGAACCCTTTTCTTGTTAACATGTTATCATGGAAATCACCTCGAAAATCCCGCAGATATAAACACCTCCACAGAAGTTGGTCATTTGAGGCAATGAAGAGATCGTGACAAACTGCAGACAAAGAAAGGACAGAACGAACATCCAAAAGTCGGAAGATCCTTAGTTTCAGCTCCAGTGGGAGGACTACCAACCCAAATACATCTGGTAGGTTcagtgctaaaaggaaaaaaagaataggtATCACTAAGTAGAGAACATCCTCTTTTCCCCACATATTCAAACCAAAGTTGCCAACTTTCTAGAGAGATGATAAATTAGATGGTATTCTCAATTATCTAAGTATGTCATCTATAACAGAATTTTATCCCCAGGTTGACTATATTACTACTACTAACTCTAAGCCCCCAATTCCCTTTATGTTTTAGTAGAGAGACAAATTACTTCTTAATACAAATCAAACAAATAGCTATGACAATTTCTAAATACTAGCCAATGGACTGTTTTGTTTCAAGCAATATTCAGTGCAACAAAAAATTCTCTATTCAACTACAGAAAATGGTTAATTCATTGGCTTTTATATTTGGTTCCTAAtgctgccacttattagctgtgtgccTATGGATACGTTATTTAAATTCtaactcaattttctcatctataaaataggttAATATTACCCACCTCACTGAGTTGAGAATTaaacatataaatacatgtagagtgcttagaataatgtttggtacataataagcactcaagTGTTAGATTACTATTATTTGATGTCTAGTAAGctgaaaaaagggggggggaggtaGATAAATTCAGAAGCAAaaccataaaaggaaaagaataattttttccaaagtcaaatgaaaattattttttgattattAGCTCCTTTGAACATATGGGATACTATTTTCTACTAGCAAAGCTATAACCAAAATCCAACAAGGGgttttaaaattcacattattTTCTTCCCTCACCACCAACCAAAGAAAACTACAGTTACAATAGCCTTGTACCATGTAACTTGAGacctaaaaaaattatttttctacataCAGATAGCAGATAAAAGCCACATATCTATCTGcataaatctgaaattatttacCAGCTAAAAGACTGTGGTAGATTATGATTCTACTGTATCATTTTCTACCCTATAGTTAGACTTCCCCGTCCCACTACGATTAGGTTTGGCCATTTTGACTTACTTTGTCCAATGAAGTATGAGTGGAAGTGGTACATCATTTCTGAACAAAAACTTTAATAACCAACACAAGGTTAGGCCACTGGCCCTCTTTTCCCTGTGCCACAAGAAGTGCAAGTCCTGGGTCAGGACTACTCACTACTCCTTCAGCTAGAGCTAACCCACACACAACATGTAATGAGTGAGAGATACTTTAAGCCAtggagatttgaaaatattttttactacAACATAAGAGAAAGCTGACTAATACAAGGACATTGAGTTAATTATAAACCTCACTGAATTACAGTTtcatcacctataaaatgagaataaaatctaCTTCAAAGTTGTTAGCATTAAATAAGAATGCATGTGAAATATCCCAAGTACCTAGAAGAGTCccaataaatagttttttttaaaaagacccaaTTTACAAGCtatacattatttatatatgtatttactgaacacctattaTGGGCCAGACCCTGTGCTAGGCCATGAGAATACAAAATGACATATTTCCTGTTTTCAAGGTATTCACAAACTTAGGTGGAAAGAAATCATATCAACAATTATGATACACTGGAAGAAGGGCTACAATAAAGATATGtgcaaaatgcagtggaaataaaacaggaaatgtaTAGCAGTTAAGGAATTAACATTTAAGCTTAGTCTTAAAAGAGCAAAATTTTGACAGATTTATCAGtctagaggaggagaaaaaagggaagagtCATATCTCATACTTAAACATGTGTAAACTTACTATTCTTTCTAGCCATTCAACCTGTGATGATTTATCATTTCTCACCTTGTCGGGTAAAAGCCAGAAGAGGATACACCAGCTGGTCTTTGAAGAGGCGAGAGAGCTTCTGAAGATCTTTGTATATCTTGGCTACATTTTCCCCTAGGatattttttgaaatgaaaaatcaaaacacaaaatcAAGTGGAAAAACGAAATAGTGTCCTCTGCTTCTGCCAAACCAAATCAAAGTGGTAAGTTTTCACACATAATTCCTACATACACGAAACGAACCAAAGTCTCGATTAGAAGAAGTATACAGTGTGTgactctgaaaactgaaacatctttaaacaattttttccccttcatggACCTATTATAGAAGTAATTAGGAACTTACAAATAAAAGGGTAAATAACAGTGCCTAGTATATACCAGGTACTATACTATGAGCCACAATAAAAACTGATTAAGATGTCTTGTCAAATGAGCAGCATATTCCTACCCAATATAAAAAGTACATATTGAAAACAGTCAATTAATATAATCCATAAGCTTATAATCTAACAGTATTAACTTTCTTCCTCccccttcatttcctttttccttatttAACAGAAACCAGATCATCTGAGCTACAGTCCTATAAA is a window of Camelus bactrianus isolate YW-2024 breed Bactrian camel chromosome 12, ASM4877302v1, whole genome shotgun sequence DNA encoding:
- the FBXO7 gene encoding F-box only protein 7 isoform X2, whose product is MAQRPGGSDPLQDSEHSSLQNNDQPSLAASSSQSSIQDEQLSDSFQGQAAKSDVCNDDSMSGPSQNFEAESIQDVVDMEEGTGFYPSEPMLCSEAVEGQVPHSLETLYQSADCSNPSDALIVSIHLLMLESGYIPQGTEAKAVSMPENWRSGGVYKLQYTHPLCEGGSAALTCVPLGNLIVINATLKINSEIRSVKRLQLLPESFICKEESGENVAKIYKDLQKLSRLFKDQLVYPLLAFTRQALNLPDVFGLVVLPLELKLRIFRLLDVRSVLSLSAVCHDLFIASNDQLLWRCLYLRDFRDGTVRGRDTDWKELYRKRHKQRKEAQRGRHVMFLPSSPHPIPFYPNPLHPRPFPPSSLLPPGIIGGEYDERLTLPYVGDPINSLIPGPGETPSQFPPLRPRFDPIGPLPGPNPILPGRGGPNDRFPLRPSRGRPTDNRLPFM